A single genomic interval of Cucumis sativus cultivar 9930 chromosome 7, Cucumber_9930_V3, whole genome shotgun sequence harbors:
- the LOC101206023 gene encoding E3 ubiquitin-protein ligase RMA1H1 yields the protein MEMEQYFEEASIQINSFGENKSSLENWKSVLDAMAETHCDASGLFDCNICLETVKDPVVTLCGHLFCWPCIYKWIHYQDSSLEKKARRLPQCPVCKAEVSDATLVPLYGKGETQDPFESKNPQLGIVVPRRPQGPACFESPRPTSHPTSHTVGPQFREGNSDSADQSNVYYAEMTGVFGEVVYARMSGAITNLYAYPNSYPLVWSSSPRIRRHILQTDESLNRICIFLFCCLIICLILF from the coding sequence ATGGAAATGGAACAGTACTTTGAGGAGGCCAGCATCCAGATTAATTCATTTGGAGAGAATAAATCTTCtcttgaaaattggaaatcTGTTTTGGATGCCATGGCTGAAACTCATTGTGATGCCTCTGGGCTATTTGATTGTAATATATGCTTAGAGACAGTGAAAGATCCTGTTGTTACACTTTGTGGCCATCTCTTTTGTTGGCCTTGCATTTATAAATGGATTCATTATCAGGACAGCTCTTTAGAGAAAAAAGCTCGACGACTCCCGCAATGTCCTGTTTGTAAGGCAGAAGTTTCTGATGCTACTCTAGTCCCACTTTATGGCAAAGGTGAAACTCAAGATCCATTCGAAAGCAAGAATCCACAGCTTGGAATCGTGGTCCCTCGTAGGCCTCAGGGTCCTGCTTGCTTCGAGTCACCAAGGCCAACTTCTCACCCAACCTCTCACACAGTTGGTCCTCAATTCAGGGAAGGAAATTCAGATTCTGCTGATCAATCAAATGTTTACTATGCTGAAATGACAGGAGTGTTTGGAGAAGTGGTTTATGCGAGAATGTCGGGTGCGATAACGAATCTATATGCGTATCCGAATTCGTATCCTCTTGTGTGGAGCAGTAGCCCAAGGATTAGAAGGCATATTTTGCAGACAGATGAATCACTCAACAGaatatgcatttttcttttctgttgtttaattatatgtcTTATTTTGTTCTGA